In the Acidimicrobiales bacterium genome, AAGCCTCGCCTCGACCTCGCCGCGATCCTGATGACCGGCATCCCAGGCGGGATCGTGCCCAACTTTCAGACTTTCACCGGTGCGACCCAGGCGGACCTGTTGCGGCTGAACATGGCGATCCCACCGACGATCCACAATCCGAGTTGCCTCGGGGTGCTCGGGGGCGACCTGGCTGGGTTCCCCAACGGCCGGCGGGTCTTCGACGATGTTGCGACCATCGAGCTGCGAGCAGTTGCCGGGGCGAGCATCCCTCTTGTCGATGGCAGCTTCGTCCCGGACGGCGTGATCAAGCTGGTGCCCGGCGCCGGTGGCCTGCAGTTCGGGTTGATAACCGGGCCCAACGACGTCCGCGCCAACAACACCGAGAACTACCTACCGGCGTTCCCCTATCTCGGAACGCCGCACAGCGGTTACAACGCGCACACTGCCGACGCTCTGACCGGATAGATCGAAGATGTCGGACCCTGAACCGGCGCGAGGTAGCGGTCCTGCGGTTCTCGAGCTAGGCGAGCAAATCGGTGCCGCCGTGATTTATACAAAAGGGGTGCACGACGGCGCTGAGTTGGAGATCAAACCGCACGCGTCGGAATGGAACGGTCAGCACACCGCGATCCGGCGACGTCGCGGCAATAGGGACGGTCGCGAAGTATACGCAGCCCTGTTTTTCGGCCTTCAAGCAGGGAGTTACGACGTCCGCCTGCGGGGAAATACCTCCATGCCGGCACTGGCCATCGATGTCGTCGGGGGCGAGGTTACGGAGGAGCACCTGACCGCTTAGGGCGGTATTGCGCGTCAGAGACTAACGCCGGTTCCGCGCAAATCGCGGACATGTGAGCGAACTCATTCGTTCGTAATGAGGCCTAGTGACAAAGTCATTTCGACTAATGGACACAGTCACTGGTCCTATTGCAGCTGGCGCGCGACCGTAGATATTGGCGCGCTTCCCGGGCGTGCCAGAAGGGCGATTTCGAATGAAAAGGAACTTGAGGGCTTTGGCCCTTATCTTTGTCGTATTCGCCGCGTTTTCGTTCACTGGTGCCTCGATCGCTTCCGCGGAAGGGCATCACACCGCCACGGCGAACGGCCAATCGAATGGGCATGGGCGTGACAGCACCACGACCGCTCCACAAGCAGGTACGACCCAAGCGAGCAATAACCAGCCTCAGCCGTATTCGAACGCAGACCTGACTGGTAACGGAGCCAACCCCGGTTCGCCCGGGAATCCAAAGGTCTACATATCCACTCGTGACGGAAGCCCGTCGCTGAACGGCAATGGCAACGGCAGGTCAGTTGGCAAACCTTGCGCCGGCTGCGTGGGCAAAGCCGACAACAAGACTCCCCCTGGGCAGCAGCCCGGAGGCAGCGACCACAATGCCGGCTATGAATGCGACCGAAATCACGGCATCGGCCAGAGCAACCCGGCACACACCGGCTGCACGACCACGACGTCCGTTCAAACGACCACCACTGTTCAGACGACCACGACCGAGCCACCCACCACGGTCGCAACCACCAACCCTCCCGGCACGACGACGGGGGGTGCCGGTCTCACCGGTTCAAGCGAACCGTCACATGGCCGCCCGACCGCTGCTACGGGTCACAACGGATCGCTGGCCTTCACCGGCTTCGACTCACGTTGGTTGGCCCTCGGTTCGCTCGCCTTGGTGGCGGCAGGGCTGCTGCTTTACTTCGCGAGCCGGGTACCCCCTTTGAACGGAAGGAGCCGCCGCAACCCCGGTACCTAGCCTGTTGACCAGACCGTGATGGTATAAAGAGTGCGCGGGAGGAGATAGCTGAAAGGTTCTCCGAGTACGCCGAGCGCTACGGGGTCGCATAACGCACTGGAATAGGCTCGGCGGGGATGGCTTCCGCTGATTCTGGCCCACCAGATGCTGGCCCTGAAGAAACTGGCCCAATGATGAGCGTCTACGGCGCGGCATGGTGCCCGCACTGCAAGAGGGTGAAGAAGTTCCTCGCGGGGCACCGGATCAAATACGAGAACGTCGACGTCGATGAGCACCCCGAGGCGGTCGAGCGGCTCAAGGAACTTCAGGACGGCGGGCAGATCATCCCGACCGTGGTCTACCCCGACGGAACCCACGACGTGAACCCGAGCGACGAGGCTCTTGCAAGGCGAATCGGGCTGCCACTTCAAGCTGAGCGCGCCGCCTACGACCTGGTCATCGTCGGCGGAGGTCCCGCGGGTTTGGCCGCGGCGATCTACGCCGCGCGCGAGGGCATCGACGCGATCGTGGTCGACGGGAGCGCACTCGGAGGCCAGGCCGGGATAAGCGACCGGATCGACAACTATCCGGGCTTTCCGGACGGAATATCCGGCGGCGAGCTGGCGGATCGTTTCGTGGCGCAGGCGCGGAGATACGGGGTCGAGCTGCTATCCGCGGTATCGGTCATAGGAGTCCGTCACGACGCGGATGATCTGGTGACGTCGCTGAGCTCAGGACAGGAGTTGACCTCGCACGCGGTGATCATCGCAACCGGTTCCGCGTACCGCCGGCTGGACGTCCCCGGAGAGGACGAGTTGCTTGGTGCAGGCGTGCACTTCTGCGCGACTTGCGACGGGCCGTTCTACAAGGGTGCCGACGAAGTCGTGGTCATCGGAGGCGGCAACTCGGCGCTCGAGGAGGGACTCCACCTTTCCGAGTTCGCCAAGCGGGTGCGGGTACTTACCAGGTCGAACATCTCGGCGACGCCGATCCTGCAGGAACGGGTGAAGTCCGATCCGCAATTCACGGTTCACACCGGGATGGACATCGTGGAGCTCGAGGGGGAGCGAGGACGGTTCGCAGCCGTGGTGGCGCGCGATCGTGCGTCCGGCGACACGCGTCGATTTCCGGCGGCGGCCGCGTTCGTTTTCATTGGCCTCAAGCCGAACTCAGAATTCCTGGGCAACGAGATCGAACGCGATTCGGGCGGCTTTCTCGTGACGAGTCCCACGATGGAGACGTCGATGCCTGGTGTGTTCGCGGCTGGCGACGTGCGTGCTGGTTCGACCAAGCAACTCGGCTCGGCAGTCGGGGACGGAATTGCCGCACTGCTCATGACCCGCCGCTATCTCGAGGCCCACCATCACAAGGCCAGGTCGCTGGTCGACGCCTGAGAGCTTCGGCCGTTAATGACCGAATTTGCCGATTGATGGCCGCCTACACGAAATTTACGAAGAGCCGCGTTAACGCTGGTGATCCCGAATGCGATCTATCTAAGGTGATCCAACCACCCCTCGTCGATTCAGTGGCGAGGTTGACTCTACCGGGGTGCTGAACGCGTGTATCTGAACGACGAACCATCCGGCGATTTCGGCTTCACCGGCGCTGGAGATTGGGCGGTGGCTGCGCAGCCGGGCGTGCCCGAAGTCGAACCGCAAGATGAGTCACAGCTGGATCCGGCGGGGGAGAACGTCAACTCCGGGCTTCTGATGTCGTTCCTCACCGACTTCCGCACCGCCCAGTACGAGGAGGAGCGCCGGCAGCGGATGGAGGAGTTGGAGAAGACCAGGAAGGGCCGGGCGCACCGGCCTGTCCCACGCCCCGAGGATGATGCCGAGGATGTCGCACCCGAAGGGGAATGGCAGCAGGCCGAGTGGGCTCCGCCAGCCGAATGGGCCCCACCTGCTGCCGATAACGCGCCGTGTGCACAGCCGGAGGGATACGAACCCGGCTACCCGGTGGCGGCCTGCAAGCCGGAGGACCCGGCCGGCAACAAGCGCTTCCCGCTGGGCCTGCCAAGCTTCAAGAACCTGGGACAGTCGCCGGCCACTGCCTGAACCGGGCAGGCTGGAGGCGATGAGCAAAGAGCACTGGAAATCGGAGCCGGACGAGCACGACTTCCCCGCCGCCTCCGACTACCTGAGCCTGCTGTTCGCCGACTCAGCGGTCGACGAAATGGTGGCGGCGTTGAAGTCGGCACCGACCATGCACCGCAAGGCAAAGGATCTTCTCAGGGCCAGTCGCCTCGAGATGCTCCCCCCTGACAACGTCCACGTCGCCAAGGATCTCGCCAAGGTCAAGTCCGGGATTGCCCTCTCTCCTATCCTCTTGGTGCGCGGCAACGGTGAGAAGGACGTGGCCCTGATCGTGGCGGACGGCTATCACCGCATCTGTGCCAGCTGGCACCTCGACGAGGACGCCGACATACCCTGCCGCATCGTCGACCCCGCCTGAGCGGATCAGTCGGGCAGCTGCTTCGAAGTCACGAGCAACTTCAAGCGACAGGAACCAGGTACGACATCCTTCCACGCGCCTTCCACGGTCAGGCTGGCGAGTGCGCAGGTGGGAAACTTCTCGGCCAACCGCCGCATGGCGTCCTCATCCCCGCCGCCGGCCAGCTCGATCGCCAGGTCTTGCATCCCCGGGTTATGTCCGACAAGGACTGCGGAGTCAACGCTCTCGGGAAGGCGGCCGACCCGGGCCAGAAGGTCGACGTCGCTCGCTC is a window encoding:
- a CDS encoding FAD-dependent oxidoreductase, which translates into the protein MSVYGAAWCPHCKRVKKFLAGHRIKYENVDVDEHPEAVERLKELQDGGQIIPTVVYPDGTHDVNPSDEALARRIGLPLQAERAAYDLVIVGGGPAGLAAAIYAAREGIDAIVVDGSALGGQAGISDRIDNYPGFPDGISGGELADRFVAQARRYGVELLSAVSVIGVRHDADDLVTSLSSGQELTSHAVIIATGSAYRRLDVPGEDELLGAGVHFCATCDGPFYKGADEVVVIGGGNSALEEGLHLSEFAKRVRVLTRSNISATPILQERVKSDPQFTVHTGMDIVELEGERGRFAAVVARDRASGDTRRFPAAAAFVFIGLKPNSEFLGNEIERDSGGFLVTSPTMETSMPGVFAAGDVRAGSTKQLGSAVGDGIAALLMTRRYLEAHHHKARSLVDA
- a CDS encoding histidine phosphatase family protein, whose product is MTKTLYMLRHAKSDWSDGRLADHDRPLAPRGERDTRRMGSFIAQIRPRPSLVLCSSAKRARQTWTEIAAALDEPIELHVEEDLYGASDVDLLARVGRLPESVDSAVLVGHNPGMQDLAIELAGGGDEDAMRRLAEKFPTCALASLTVEGAWKDVVPGSCRLKLLVTSKQLPD